From Canis lupus baileyi chromosome 16, mCanLup2.hap1, whole genome shotgun sequence, a single genomic window includes:
- the RNFT1 gene encoding E3 ubiquitin-protein ligase RNFT1 encodes MQANCSQLHSPPGAAGNEDASATQCVHTRLTEGSCLHSGDIHIQINSIPKECAENPTSRNIRSGVHSCTHGCIHSRLRSHSYNEARQPDDTATESGDHGSSSFSEFRYLFKWLHKSLPYILILGVKLVMQHITGISLGIGLLTTFMYANKSIVNQVFLRERCSKIQCAWLLVFLAGSSVLLYYTFHSQSLYYSLIFLNPTLDHSSFWEVLWIVGITDFILKFLFMGLKCLILLMPSFIMPFKSKGYWYMLLEESCQYYRTFVPIPVWFRYLISYGEFGNVTRWSLGILLALLYLILKLLDFFGNLRTFRRVLQIFFTRPSYGVAASKRQCSDVDDICSVCQAEFQKPILLICQHIFCEECITLWFNREKTCPLCRTVISDHINKWKDGATSSHFQIY; translated from the exons ATGCAAGCCAACTGTAGTCAACTACACAGCCCTCCAGGAGCTGCAGGCAATGAAGATGCCTCAGCTACCCAATGTGTGCATACAAGATTGACAGAAGGTTCTTGTCTTCATTCTGGAGATATTCATATCCAGATAAACTCCATACCTAAAGAATGTGCTGAAAATCCAACCTCCAGAAATATAAGGTCAGGTGTCCATAGCTGTACTCATGGATGTATACATAGTCGCTTACGGAGTCACTCCTACAATGAAGCAAGGCAGCCTGATGATACTGCCACAGAGTCTGGAGATCATGGTAGTAGCTCCTTCTCAGAATTCCGATATCTCTTCAAGTGGTTGCACAAAAGTCTTCCATATATTTTGATTCTGGGTGTCAAACTTGTTATGCAGCATATAACAG GAATTTCTCTTGGAATTGGGCTGCTTACAACATTTATGTATGCAAACAAAAGCATTGTAAATCAGGTTTTTCTAAGA gaaaGGTGCTCAAAGATTCAGTGTGCTTGGTTACTGGTATTCTTAGCAGGATCTTCTGTTCTTTTATATTACACCTTTCATTCTCAGTCACTTTATTACAG cttaatttttttaaatcctacctTGGACCATTCAAGCTTCTGGGAAGTACTTTGGATTGTTGGAATTACAGACTTCATTCTGAAATTCCTCTTCATGGGCTTAAAATGCCTTATTTTGTTGATGCCTTCTTTCATCATGCCTTTTAAATCCAAG gGTTACTGGTATATGCTTTTAGAAGAATCATGCCAGTATTACCGAACTTTTGTTCCCATACCAGTTTGGTTTCGTTATCTTATAAGCTATGGGGAGTTTGGTAATGTAACTAGATGGAGTCTTGGGATATTGCTGGCTTTACTCTACCTCATACTAAAA ctTTTGGATTTCTTTGGAAATCTGAGAACTTTCCGACgggttttgcaaatattttttacacGACCA AGTTATGGAGTAGCTGCCAGCAAGAGACAGTGTTCAGATGTGGATGACATTTGTTCAGTATGTCAAGCTGAATTTCAAAAACCAATTCTGCTCATCTGTcag CATATATTTTGTGAAGAATGCATTACCTTATGgtttaacagagagaaaacatgTCCACTGTGCCGAACTGTGATCTCAGACcatataaacaaatggaaagatggagCCACTTCATCccactttcaaatatattaa